In Quercus robur chromosome 11, dhQueRobu3.1, whole genome shotgun sequence, the following proteins share a genomic window:
- the LOC126705926 gene encoding uncharacterized protein LOC126705926 has translation MSLPVSDAVIPTTKHTVEVDVHLTTEHPHHLDFSTSRGGAQEADEFYDEVEVDANMSPDHPYDFEKESLQKEKQISVDPISLQGSSMGKASFKLMLPPLPPAKGFLSCSLPNSANSSPRFNSAPLKKKSRDGSKENPRQVCNLARQHSAADDHVLTPLQRETYLQRSKSCYEGRARASADDFELWLTKPNSIEYDNKNDISFSITEPNKDSHKTTRSMDGGDEEFKCGALCLFLPGFGKGKPVRAKKEVVDIEHVVNIENVISRRVSLEKFECGSWASSAITHDSEDDSKSLYFDLPLELIRTSVNDAHSPVTAAFFFDNDKKGVLKNGSARPTAKKSDESPRHVRFSLSSPRSQPTSPASCITPRLLKAREEFNAFLEAQGA, from the coding sequence ATGTCCCTTCCAGTTTCAGATGCAGTTATTCCTACCACAAAACACACAGTTGAAGTCGATGTCCATCTGACTACTGAACATCCCCATCATTTGGATTTTTCAACCTCACGAGGAGGTGCTCAAGAGGCAGATGAATTCTATGACGAAGTTGAAGTAGATGCCAATATGTCTCCTGATCATCCCTATGACTTTGAGAAAGAGAGCCTGCAAAAGGAAAAGCAGATTTCAGTGGATCCTATATCCTTGCAAGGATCATCAATGGGAAAGGCAAGCTTTAAACTAATGTTGCCACCTCTACCACCTGCAAAAGGGTTCTTAAGTTGCAGCCTTCCAAACTCAGCCAATTCATCTCCTCGATTTAACTCAGCTCCATTGAAGAAGAAATCAAGGGACGGAAGCAAAGAAAATCCCAGGCAAGTCTGTAATCTGGCACGCCAGCACTCGGCAGCAGATGATCATGTGCTCACCCCCCTGCAACGAGAGACTTACTTACAAAGGAGCAAATCGTGCTATGAAGGAAGAGCACGTGCATCGGCAGATGATTTTGAACTTTGGTTGACTAAACCAAATTCTATTGAATATGACAACAAGAATGATATCAGCTTTTCCATAACTGAACCCAACAAAGATAGTCATAAGACTACAAGGAGCATGGACGGTGGTGATGAGGAATTCAAATGTGGTGCTTTGTGTCTATTCCTGCCAGGCTTTGGTAAGGGAAAGCCAGTGAGAGCAAAGAAGGAAGTAGTAGATATCGAACATGTGGTGAATATCGAAAATGTGATCTCCAGGAGAGTTTCCTTGGAAAAATTTGAATGTGGGTCTTGGGCTTCATCAGCCATAACACATGACAGTGAAGATGACTCTAAGAGTCTCTACTTTGATCTGCCACTGGAGTTGATCAGAACCAGTGTTAATGATGCACACTCACCAGTCACAGCAGCATTCTTCTTTGATAATGATAAAAAAGGGGTTCTCAAGAATGGCTCCGCAAGACCAACAGCCAAGAAATCAGATGAATCGCCGCGCCATGTTCGATTCTCTCTATCATCCCCTAGATCACAACCTACCTCACCGGCTTCTTGCATTACACCTCGTTTGCTCAAGGCAAGGGAGGAGTTCAATGCCTTCTTAGAAGCACAGGGTGCTTGA
- the LOC126705817 gene encoding uncharacterized protein LOC126705817, which translates to MLKMIRRNESKVNPGQANDVADHDQNSAVENSLTKQPEIQLQRSKSCGEGRASAPSEELSLRLSKPNATERNSIRSRNNMDPSEKAFKCGLLCLFFPLFGKGKLAKPKREEAMMIEEIISRTVSLEKFECGSWASSAICRGSEEGGDSKHLYFDLPLELIRNSNVNDDANSPVKAAFVFDKDRKGILKNCSTKAVTTKKPDESTGRHVRFPTSCPESPVLCISPRLLKAREDFNAFLEAQNK; encoded by the coding sequence ATGTTGAAGATGATAAGGAGAAACGAAAGCAAAGTAAATCCTGGTCAGGCTAACGATGTTGCTGATCATGACCAGAACTCTGCAGTGGAAAATTCTCTCACCAAGCAACCTGAGATTCAGCTACAAAGAAGTAAGTCATGTGGTGAAGGAAGAGCAAGTGCACCTTCAGAAGAACTTTCTCTTAGGCTATCTAAACCAAATGCTACTGAGAGAAATAGTATTAGGAGTCGTAACAACATGGATCCTAGTGAAAAGGCATTCAAATGTGGTCTCTTGTGCCTGTTCTTTCCATTGTTTGGTAAGGGAAAGTTAGCAAAGCCCAAAAGAGAAGAAGCAATGATGATAGAAGAAATCATATCCAGGACAGTTTCCTTAGAGAAATTCGAATGTGGGTCATGGGCATCATCGGCTATATGTCGCGGCAGCGAGGAAGGTGGAGACTCCAAGCATCTCTACTTTGATCTTCCATTGGAGTTGATTCGAAACAGCAATGTGAACGATGATGCAAATTCACCAGTTAAAGCAGCTTTTGTCTTTGATAAAGACCGCAAAGGAATTCTCAAGAATTGCTCCACAAAAGCAGTAACAACCAAAAAACCAGACGAATCAACTGGCCGCCATGTTCGTTTTCCTACATCGTGTCCTGAGTCGCCAGTTTTATGCATTTCACCTCGCTTGCTCAAGGCAAGGGAGGACTTCAATGCTTTCCTAGAagctcaaaataaataa
- the LOC126704705 gene encoding uncharacterized protein LOC126704705, producing the protein MGRSFFRELSDDDSDEDEIIIKLLTSSTSQRKHLWYIDRNHLAAHRRLYDDYFAKEPVYPPKLFRRRFQMRRSLFLRILSKVEVHEPYFIRKRNVAKKLGLSPLQKMTATLRMLTYGEAADFMDEYVRIAESTAITSIKKFVAAVVAIFSEEYLRSPNNEDIARLLAHGQNRGFPDMLESIDCMHWKWKNCPTAWKVMYCGHIREPSIILEAVASYDLWI; encoded by the coding sequence ATGGGTCGTTCTTTTTTTCGTGAATTGTCTGATGATGACTCAGATGAAGATGAGATAATTATAAAACTTCTCACAAGTTCGACATCACAACGTAAGCATCTTTGGTATATCGACCGTAATCATTTGGCAGCCCATAGAAGGCTTTATGATGACTACTTTGCTAAAGAACCTGTATATCCTCCCAAATTATTTCGAAGGAGATTTCAAATGAGACGTTCTCTTTTTCTCCGAATCCTATCTAAGGTAGAAGTTCATGAACCTTACTTTATCCGAAAAAGAAATGTTGCCAAAAAGCTTGGTCTATCTCCCCTTCAAAAGATGACCGCTACACTTAGGATGCTTACTTATGGAGAAGCAGCTGATTTTATGGATGAATATGTGAGAATAGCAGAATCCACTGCAATAAccagtataaaaaaatttgttgcagcAGTGGTTGCTATTTTTTCAGAGGAATACTTGAGGTCACCAAACAATGAAGACATCGCTAGATTGTTAGCCCATGGCCAAAACCGTGGATTTCCAGACATGTTGGAAAGTATTGATTGTATGCATTGGAAATGGAAAAATTGTCCAACTGCATGGAAAGTGATGTATTGTGGTCATATTCGTGAGCCAAGTATTATTTTGGAAGCAGTGGCTTCATATGATCTTTGGATATGA
- the LOC126706534 gene encoding galactan beta-1,4-galactosyltransferase GALS3-like encodes MGKEKERKLFIGGAVWHVAAELKLLLTTLVVLCSLATLFQFLPSRFTISTSDLRFCISRVVSQVAPPPQLAVQPQPQLLSLPPPPSQSPPPSLPPPLLSPPPPPPQPLQDQTLENGAIKRAFNPYGAAAYSFVTMGSYRGGLNTFAIVGIASKPLHLYSKPTYLCKWEPSHNSTSKPISAVGYKILPDWGYGRVYTVVVVNCTFSQPVNVDNSGGKLVLYATTSGGGDRNLNVTDTIEALTESPGTLDLSVFTSKPKYEYFYCGSSLYGGLSPQRVREWLAYHVRLFGEKSHFVIHDAGGVHEEVLEVLKPWMEKGYVTLQDIREQERFDGYYHNQFMVVNDCLHRYKFMTKWMFFFDVDEYIFVPPKSTIKTVLDSLSDYNQFTIEQMPMSSKLCLSEPNGRTYRRWGFEKLVYRDVKKGIRRDRKYAVQPRNVYGTGVHMSQNLAGKTTHKTEGRIKYFHYHGTIAVRREPCRNLLNSTEVTFEKMPYVLDTTMRDAAGAVKKFELKMIGTRLQRTRQ; translated from the exons AtgggaaaagagaaagagaggaagctGTTCATAGGAGGCGCAGTGTGGCACGTTGCAGCAGAGCTAAAACTGTTGTTAACAACACTTGTTGTTCTCTGCAGCTTAGCCACACTCTTCCAATTCCTCCCTTCTCGTTTCACCATCTCTACTTCTGATCTCCGTTTCTGTATCTCAAGGGTTGTGTCTCAAGTGGCCCCACCACCTCAACTGGCTGtacagccacaaccacaactGCTGTCTCTTCCTCCACCACCTTCACAGTCACCACCACCGTcactaccaccaccactactATCTCCACCACCTCCACCGCCACAACCATTGCAAGATCAGACTTTGGAGAATGGTGCCATCAAGAGAGCTTTCAATCCGTATGGTGCAGCAGCATACAGCTTTGTCACCATGGGATCATACAGAGGTGGTTTAAACACATTTGCCATTGTGGGTATTGCTTCAAAGCCTCTCCATCTCTATTCAAAGCCTACTTACTTGTGCAAGTGGGAACCTTCTCACAACTCCACCTCAAAACCCATCTCCGCAGTTGGATATAAGATCCTCCCAGACTGGGGCTATGGAAGAGTTTACACTGTTGTGGTTGTAAACTGTACCTTTTCACAGCCCGTTAATGTTGATAACTCAGGTGGAAAACTGGTTCTCTATGCTACAACTTCTGGTGGTGGTGACAGAAACTTAAATGTCACTGACACCATTGAAGCTCTAACTGAGTCTCCAGGGACTTTGGACTTGTCTGTGTTCACTTCAAAGCCCAagtatgaatatttttattgtggGTCATCTTTGTATGGGGGTTTGAGTCCACAGAGAGTGAGGGAGTGGTTGGCTTACCATGTGAGATTGTTTGGGGAAAAGTCACATTTTGTGATACATGATGCTGGTGGGGTTCATGAGGAAGTGTTGGAGGTGTTGAAGCCGTGGATGGAAAAAGGGTATGTGACATTGCAAGATATTAGGGAGCAAGAGAGGTTTGATGGGTACTATCACAATCAGTTCATGGTGGTGAATGATTGTTTGCATAGGTATAAGTTTATGACTAAGTGGATGTTCTTCTTTGATGTGGATGAGTATATTTTTGTGCCTCCCAAGAGCACCATCAAGACTGTGTTGGATTCACTTTCTGATTATAATCAGTTCACCATTGAGCAAATGCCTATGAGCAGTAAGCTCTGCTTGTCTGAGCCTAATGGAAGAACCTACAG GAGATGGGGATTTGAGAAGCTTGTATATAGAGATGTGAAGAAAGGAATTAGGAGGGACCGCAAATACGCAGTGCAACCGCGCAATGTATATGGCACTGGAGTTCATATGTCACAAAATTTAGCTGGTAAAACAACACATAAAACCGAGGGACGCATCAAATACTTCCATTATCACGGAACCATAGCAGTAAGACGCGAACCATGCCGGAACCTACTCAATTCGACAGAGGTCACATTTGAAAAAATGCCTTATGTTTTGGACACCACAATGAGGGATGCTGCTGGGGCTGTGAAGAAATTTGAGCTCAAAATGATTGGAACTAGGTTGCAAAGGACAAGGCAATGA